A stretch of Leisingera sp. S132 DNA encodes these proteins:
- the uvrB gene encoding excinuclease ABC subunit UvrB, whose protein sequence is MPYAHSDKTMPMMTQRAPQQRPKLEGGKQFVMNTTFDPAGDQPTAIRELSQGVLDGERNQVLLGATGTGKTFTMAKVIEETQRPAIILAPNKTLAAQLYGEFKGFFPENSVEYFVSFYDYYQPEAYVPRSDTYIEKESQINEQIDRMRHSATRALLERDDVIIIASVSCIYGIGSVETYSAMTQDLKAGEMYDQRQIMADLVAQQYKRNDQAFQRGSFRVRGDTLEIFPAHLEDRAWKLSFFGEELEAITEFDPLTGEKTGTFDQIRVYANSHYVTPKPTLNQAIISIKQELKMRLAQLEGEGKLLEAQRLEQRCNFDLEMLEATGHCNGIENYSRYLTGRAPGEPPPTLFEFIPDNAIVFADESHVSVPQIGGMYKGDHRRKFTLAEHGFRLPSCMDNRPLKFEEWDAMRPQSVFVSATPAGWELDQSGGVFTEQVIRPTGLLDPQVEIRPVGMQVDDLLDEIRKVTANGFRTLVTTLTKRMAEDLTEYLHEQGIKVRYMHSDIDTLERIEILRDLRLGAFDVLIGINLLREGLDIPECGLVAILDADKEGFLRSETSLIQTIGRAARNADGRVIMYADKITGSMERALGETNRRREKQIAYNLEHGITPETVKKNVEDVLAGLYEGDVDMNRVTAQIDKPMHGANLEAHLNGLRDQMRKAAENLEFEEAARLRDEVKRLEAVDLAISDDPLARQSAVEAASEAAVKSRGRSTAGKAGTRAYRGKSQKKFS, encoded by the coding sequence ATGCCCTATGCCCATTCCGACAAGACCATGCCGATGATGACCCAGCGCGCGCCGCAGCAGCGGCCCAAGCTGGAGGGCGGCAAGCAGTTTGTCATGAACACCACCTTTGATCCGGCCGGCGATCAGCCCACCGCGATCAGGGAACTGTCCCAGGGCGTCTTGGACGGCGAGCGCAACCAGGTCCTTCTGGGCGCCACCGGCACCGGCAAGACCTTCACCATGGCCAAGGTGATCGAGGAAACCCAGCGCCCGGCGATCATCCTCGCCCCCAACAAGACGCTGGCGGCGCAATTATACGGCGAATTCAAGGGCTTCTTCCCGGAGAACTCGGTCGAATACTTCGTCTCCTTCTACGACTATTACCAGCCGGAGGCCTATGTGCCGCGCTCCGACACCTATATCGAGAAGGAATCCCAGATCAACGAGCAGATCGACCGGATGCGCCACTCCGCCACCCGCGCCCTGCTCGAACGCGACGACGTCATCATCATCGCGTCTGTTAGCTGCATCTACGGCATCGGCTCGGTCGAGACCTACTCCGCCATGACCCAGGATCTGAAGGCGGGCGAAATGTACGACCAGCGCCAGATCATGGCCGACCTCGTCGCCCAGCAATACAAACGTAACGACCAGGCCTTCCAGCGCGGCTCCTTCCGGGTCCGCGGCGACACGCTGGAAATCTTCCCCGCCCACCTCGAAGACCGCGCCTGGAAACTCTCCTTCTTCGGCGAGGAGCTGGAGGCGATCACCGAGTTCGACCCGCTGACCGGCGAGAAAACCGGCACCTTCGACCAGATCCGCGTCTATGCGAACTCCCACTACGTGACGCCCAAGCCGACCCTCAACCAGGCGATCATCTCCATCAAACAGGAGCTGAAGATGCGGCTGGCCCAGCTGGAGGGCGAAGGCAAGCTGCTGGAAGCGCAGCGGCTGGAACAGCGCTGCAATTTCGACCTCGAAATGCTGGAGGCGACCGGCCACTGCAACGGCATCGAGAACTATTCCCGCTACCTCACGGGCCGCGCCCCGGGCGAGCCGCCCCCGACCCTCTTTGAATTCATCCCCGACAACGCCATCGTGTTCGCGGACGAAAGCCACGTCTCCGTCCCGCAGATCGGCGGCATGTACAAGGGCGACCACCGGCGCAAGTTCACCCTCGCCGAACACGGCTTCCGCCTGCCCTCCTGCATGGACAACAGACCCCTTAAGTTCGAGGAATGGGACGCCATGCGCCCGCAGTCGGTCTTTGTCTCCGCCACCCCCGCGGGCTGGGAGCTGGACCAGTCCGGCGGCGTCTTCACCGAGCAGGTGATCCGCCCCACCGGCCTTTTGGACCCGCAGGTCGAAATCCGCCCCGTCGGCATGCAGGTGGACGACCTGCTGGACGAAATCCGCAAAGTCACCGCCAACGGCTTCCGCACCCTGGTCACAACCCTCACCAAACGCATGGCCGAGGACCTGACCGAATACCTGCACGAACAGGGCATCAAGGTCCGCTACATGCACTCCGACATCGACACGCTGGAACGCATCGAGATCCTGCGCGACCTGCGCCTCGGCGCCTTTGACGTGCTCATCGGCATCAACCTCCTGCGCGAGGGACTCGACATCCCCGAATGCGGCCTGGTCGCCATTCTGGACGCCGACAAGGAAGGCTTCCTGCGCTCCGAGACCTCGCTGATCCAGACCATCGGCCGCGCCGCCCGCAACGCCGACGGCCGCGTCATCATGTATGCCGACAAGATCACCGGCTCGATGGAGCGCGCCCTGGGCGAGACCAACCGCCGCCGCGAAAAGCAGATCGCCTACAACCTCGAGCACGGCATCACGCCGGAAACGGTCAAGAAAAACGTCGAGGATGTTCTGGCCGGCCTTTACGAGGGCGATGTGGACATGAACCGCGTCACCGCCCAGATCGACAAGCCGATGCACGGCGCCAACCTGGAGGCGCATCTGAACGGCCTGCGCGACCAGATGCGCAAGGCCGCAGAGAACCTGGAGTTCGAAGAAGCCGCCCGCCTGCGCGACGAGGTCAAAAGGTTGGAGGCGGTGGACCTCGCGATCTCCGACGACCCGCTGGCCCGGCAATCGGCGGTGGAGGCAGCGTCGGAAGCGGCGGTCAAGTCGCGGGGGCGGTCAACGGCTGGGAAGGCCGGGACAAGGGCATACCGGGGCAAGTCGCAGAAGAAGTTTTCGTAG
- a CDS encoding MarR family winged helix-turn-helix transcriptional regulator, with protein MTQPDPFAVWLPLARAHKSILALVEAALKQADLPGLDWYDLLWELECAGDAGLRPYELQEKLLLPQYGVSRLADRLARAGYLTRQDCSGDGRGQVLLITPEGARTRAQIWTVYSDTMQQAVTPHFSRGEARRLSELLGKLLRPASAGKI; from the coding sequence ATGACCCAACCCGATCCCTTTGCCGTCTGGCTGCCGCTCGCCCGCGCCCATAAATCCATTCTGGCTTTGGTGGAGGCTGCGCTGAAGCAGGCAGACCTGCCCGGCCTCGACTGGTACGACCTGCTGTGGGAGCTGGAATGCGCAGGCGATGCGGGCTTGCGCCCTTACGAGCTGCAGGAAAAACTGCTGTTGCCGCAATACGGCGTCTCCCGGCTGGCGGACCGGCTGGCCAGGGCCGGATACCTCACCCGGCAGGACTGCAGCGGTGACGGCCGCGGACAGGTGCTGCTGATCACTCCCGAGGGCGCCAGGACCCGCGCGCAGATATGGACGGTTTACTCGGACACCATGCAGCAAGCCGTCACCCCGCATTTCAGCCGGGGTGAGGCGCGGCGGCTGTCAGAACTGCTGGGAAAGCTCCTGCGCCCCGCGTCTGCCGGCAAAATCTGA
- a CDS encoding glutathione S-transferase family protein codes for MSDLHLISHHLCPYVQRAVIVLSEKSIPHRRTYIDLADKPGWFRALSPTGRVPLLETGGRVLFESQVIAEYLDETTPGSLHPEDPLERARHRAWIEFGSDTLAAIGKLYNAPDETAFDAAADTLRERLERIAPEVAGVFFAGTGFHMVDGVWGTIFRYFDTFDAIGDFGLMPAQGRLADWRAAVAARPSVRQAPPEGYPERLMDFLAARQSYLGALARTACGGAANPG; via the coding sequence ATGAGCGACCTGCATCTGATCAGCCACCACCTGTGCCCCTATGTGCAACGGGCGGTGATTGTGCTGAGCGAGAAATCCATTCCGCACCGGCGCACCTATATCGACCTTGCGGACAAACCGGGCTGGTTCCGGGCGTTGTCGCCGACGGGCCGGGTGCCGCTGCTGGAGACCGGCGGGCGGGTGCTGTTTGAAAGCCAGGTGATTGCGGAATACCTGGATGAGACCACGCCTGGCTCGTTGCATCCCGAGGACCCGCTGGAGCGGGCGCGGCACCGGGCCTGGATTGAATTCGGCTCGGACACGCTGGCGGCCATCGGCAAGCTGTACAATGCGCCGGACGAGACGGCGTTCGACGCCGCCGCGGACACCCTGCGCGAACGGCTGGAGCGGATCGCGCCGGAGGTGGCAGGGGTGTTCTTTGCGGGAACTGGGTTTCACATGGTGGACGGGGTCTGGGGCACCATCTTCCGGTATTTCGACACCTTTGATGCCATCGGGGATTTTGGGCTGATGCCCGCGCAGGGCCGGTTGGCGGACTGGCGCGCGGCAGTTGCGGCCCGGCCGTCGGTGCGGCAGGCACCTCCGGAGGGTTACCCGGAGAGGCTGATGGATTTCCTGGCCGCGCGGCAATCATATCTGGGAGCATTAGCGCGCACAGCCTGTGGCGGCGCTGCAAACCCCGGATAA
- a CDS encoding ETC complex I subunit, which produces MQARIYRPARNAMTSGMAKTRKWVLEFAPASAREVDPLMGWTSSSDTQAQVKLRFDSKEAAVEYAEDHGIDAVVVEPKVRKANIRAGGYGENFATSRRGPWTH; this is translated from the coding sequence ATGCAAGCGCGGATTTACCGGCCGGCACGCAACGCCATGACATCCGGCATGGCCAAGACGCGGAAATGGGTGCTGGAGTTTGCGCCGGCCTCGGCCCGGGAAGTGGATCCGCTGATGGGCTGGACCTCCTCCTCCGACACCCAGGCGCAGGTGAAGTTGCGGTTCGACAGCAAGGAGGCCGCGGTTGAATATGCCGAAGATCACGGCATCGATGCGGTGGTTGTCGAACCCAAGGTGCGCAAGGCCAACATCCGCGCAGGCGGTTACGGCGAAAACTTCGCCACCAGCCGCCGCGGTCCCTGGACCCACTGA
- a CDS encoding group 1 truncated hemoglobin — MSDGTLYTRLGGYDAIRAVVDNLLPRLQADELLGRFWQNRGADGIAREKQLLVDFLANVSGGPMYYTGRGMVRAHKGMGISEADWTVFVGHLKATLKAFNLPEKEFNDVVGFIESLKEEILV; from the coding sequence ATGAGCGACGGAACACTCTACACGCGCCTCGGTGGCTATGATGCGATACGTGCGGTTGTCGACAACCTGCTTCCTCGGCTGCAAGCTGACGAGTTACTCGGGCGCTTCTGGCAAAATCGTGGTGCAGATGGAATTGCACGGGAAAAACAGTTGCTGGTTGATTTTCTGGCGAATGTTTCCGGCGGGCCAATGTACTATACTGGCCGCGGCATGGTTCGCGCACACAAAGGAATGGGAATTTCCGAGGCTGACTGGACTGTCTTTGTTGGACATCTGAAGGCGACCTTGAAAGCATTCAATCTGCCTGAGAAGGAATTCAACGACGTCGTCGGCTTTATCGAAAGCCTCAAAGAAGAAATTCTTGTTTGA